In the genome of Sporocytophaga myxococcoides, the window TAGTTGAAAATGTACTCACTGTATTAATATCAAATTTCCCATTAGAATTTCTTGTAAAATTTGTAATTCTTGATACAGTGTTTGCTTCAACGTCTATCAAATTAAAACTTTTAATATCAGTATAAAATATCCCTGATTCTGCAAAACCTTGGTCAATATAACTATAGTATCCCGTTTTTGCTACCTCTTCAAAAGCATCAACACTCGGTGGATTATACAAGCCGTTAATACTTTTTGGCGATGAGAAAGAACGAAGCTTATCTCCATATCTTGGATTTATAACTGCTGCAGCTTCTTCCGAAATTAAACTTGCTGATCTATCGGGGCTAGGAAAATCATCAAAGATACCGATTGGAGCGCCATTGTCTTTTCCTACAGAAAATTTAAGTAACTGCGAACTTGCCCAACTTAGCAATTCAGCATCCTTCTTAGGCGTTAGATGTATCTTAGGATCATAAGTATTAGCAACTACAACTGAATTCGTCAAACTAATTTTTGAAGTTTTTCCGGTACGAGGATCAATAGGATCTTTTCCATCAGGATCAACATATCTTATTGGATTATCCCTAACAAAATTATAAGGACTCCAACCTACATATTTAGCAGCAGAAGGATCTAAACTTAACCATCTTCCAATTCTCGGATCGTAAATCCTCGCTCCAAAGTCATAACTATTTCCGCTACCTTTAACTTCATCATCTTTCTCCATCCCGTTGAATCCATAACGATAATTCGTCTTAGTATATTTCCTACCAGGCATTTGACTACCAAATGCATAGTAATCCGAAGTGCTTGCGATATCAGCAGTATAAGAAAGAACATTGGTACCTGAAGCTACTGGGATCTTGCGATCTGTAAATACAGTAAGCACGTTACCCAGGTGATTACTTCCCTCAAACAGTTTTATACCTGTTTTTGTAGCAAATAACGAATTAGATACCGCTCCCAAGGTAGTAATATTTTTATTCAAATCAACCATTCCCAATCTGGTGCTGCCATAAAGCGTCTGATCTTTCCAGAAAAACTCCTGTGCGCTTGTGGTTTTTCTTTGCTCATATGTACTTATTACATTACCCACTCCGTCCCTTACATAATACAATGTTATCCAGGTAGATGCATCTGTTTTGGTCGCTGCAGGCTTAGAGATTTTAGCGACCCTGTTTCCTAATGCATCGTACTTAAACTCCAGATCTGGCTTTGTGATACCTGAAGAACGTGTTACTTTCGATATTTTTCCGCTCACTGTCCACTCGATTGTGTCAATCCCTTCCTGAACATCTGACTTCAGATTTCCAATTTCATCATAGTCATAGTTGTTATTAGCCTGATTGTCTATATCATCAGCATAGTTTCCGTTACCTACGGCATCACTCACAGACCTTAACCTGTTCGTATTTCTGGTATAGCCATTGGCTATCGTCTCATACTTGTACGTCAGATCATCCATGGCTAATGGTGATGTTGTGCCTGAGGTTACCAGTTTTCCGTTAA includes:
- a CDS encoding RHS repeat-associated core domain-containing protein — encoded protein: NGKLVTSGTTSPLAMDDLTYKYETIANGYTRNTNRLRSVSDAVGNGNYADDIDNQANNNYDYDEIGNLKSDVQEGIDTIEWTVSGKISKVTRSSGITKPDLEFKYDALGNRVAKISKPAATKTDASTWITLYYVRDGVGNVISTYEQRKTTSAQEFFWKDQTLYGSTRLGMVDLNKNITTLGAVSNSLFATKTGIKLFEGSNHLGNVLTVFTDRKIPVASGTNVLSYTADIASTSDYYAFGSQMPGRKYTKTNYRYGFNGMEKDDEVKGSGNSYDFGARIYDPRIGRWLSLDPSAAKYVGWSPYNFVRDNPIRYVDPDGKDPIDPRTGKTSKISLTNSVVVANTYDPKIHLTPKKDAELLSWASSQLLKFSVGKDNGAPIGIFDDFPSPDRSASLISEEAAAVINPRYGDKLRSFSSPKSINGLYNPPSVDAFEEVAKTGYYSYIDQGFAESGIFYTDIKSFNLIDVEANTVSRITNFTRNSNGKFDINTVSTFSTKKGDIQTEMRNGQEYRYRNVTTTETIEQYQNNKSVKKSTVTHTYQEKVK